In the Thermodesulfovibrio yellowstonii DSM 11347 genome, one interval contains:
- a CDS encoding double-cubane-cluster-containing anaerobic reductase, protein MSKDYTTLWKEIGLNLGKHDGLLSVLSDAYKNIYLSQKNRPEGMKYFDFVISEVHGLRIEELYEAKKEKRKVIGTFCVYVPEELVLAVDGVFVGLCAGAEVGFEEAEKYVPRNTCALIKAFMGFKLSGLCPYVELTDLIVGETTCDGKKKAYEIFDEITRKMYVMEIPNMKNDSDRKLWLEEVRKFKDKIEEISGKEITLNLLKKATEIVNQKRLALQRLSKLRAYDPSPISGLDALLVNQIAFYDDPVRFTMKVNELCDELEERVRKGNGIAPKGTPRILISGSPFAIPNWKLHAIVENSGAVVVGEESCVGSRNFRELTDENFNSLEEGLEKIAMRYMGIDCACFTPNKERIDNVKSLFKELKADGVIHCALQFCTPYMMEAFKIEKKIDFPYMRIETDYSMEDFGQLKTRVEAFIETLR, encoded by the coding sequence ATGTCCAAAGACTACACGACATTATGGAAAGAAATAGGATTGAATTTAGGTAAACATGACGGGCTTCTCTCAGTTCTTTCCGATGCCTATAAAAACATTTATCTCTCCCAGAAAAACAGACCTGAGGGAATGAAGTATTTTGATTTTGTCATATCTGAAGTTCATGGATTAAGAATTGAAGAGCTCTATGAAGCAAAGAAAGAAAAAAGAAAAGTAATCGGCACATTTTGCGTATATGTCCCTGAAGAACTTGTTCTCGCAGTAGATGGAGTTTTTGTAGGGCTTTGTGCAGGTGCAGAAGTTGGATTTGAGGAGGCGGAAAAATATGTTCCGAGAAACACTTGTGCTCTAATCAAGGCATTTATGGGATTTAAGCTTTCAGGACTCTGTCCCTATGTGGAGCTAACTGATTTAATTGTGGGAGAGACGACCTGCGATGGAAAAAAGAAAGCCTATGAAATATTTGATGAAATTACAAGAAAGATGTACGTTATGGAAATCCCTAATATGAAAAATGACTCTGATAGAAAACTTTGGCTTGAGGAAGTAAGAAAATTTAAAGATAAAATTGAAGAAATCTCGGGCAAAGAGATAACGCTTAACCTTCTTAAAAAAGCGACAGAAATTGTTAACCAAAAAAGACTTGCCCTGCAAAGGCTTAGCAAACTAAGGGCATATGACCCTTCTCCAATTTCAGGACTTGATGCATTGCTTGTAAATCAGATTGCCTTTTACGATGACCCTGTAAGATTTACCATGAAAGTAAATGAACTCTGCGACGAACTTGAAGAGAGGGTCAGGAAAGGTAATGGTATCGCGCCAAAAGGAACACCGCGAATTCTTATATCAGGTAGTCCATTTGCAATACCTAACTGGAAACTTCATGCAATAGTGGAAAACAGCGGTGCTGTTGTTGTCGGTGAGGAGTCCTGTGTGGGAAGCAGAAATTTTAGAGAGTTGACCGATGAAAACTTTAACTCCCTTGAAGAAGGATTGGAAAAAATTGCAATGAGATATATGGGAATTGATTGTGCCTGTTTTACTCCAAACAAAGAGAGAATTGACAATGTTAAAAGTCTCTTCAAAGAACTCAAGGCAGATGGTGTGATTCACTGTGCCCTTCAGTTCTGCACTCCCTATATGATGGAAGCATTCAAAATTGAGAAAAAGATTGATTTTCCCTACATGCGTATTGAAACAGACTACAGCATGGAAGATTTTGGCCAACTTAAAACAAGAGTTGAAGCTTTTATTGAGACGCTCAGATGA
- the secG gene encoding preprotein translocase subunit SecG, whose translation MKTLLLIFHIILCFVMIAVVLLHRGKGAELGPAFGGGSSQTLFGPRGAATFLNKVATIVAVLFMLSSFFLTYITTRSKSVVSDVNVPVQTQPVQPAQQPVGEQPQQK comes from the coding sequence ATGAAAACCTTACTTTTAATATTTCACATAATACTTTGTTTTGTAATGATTGCAGTAGTGTTACTTCACAGAGGTAAAGGAGCTGAACTTGGTCCTGCATTTGGTGGAGGGTCTTCACAGACACTGTTTGGACCAAGAGGTGCTGCCACATTTCTTAACAAGGTTGCAACCATAGTGGCTGTTTTATTTATGCTTTCATCATTCTTTCTGACCTACATCACTACAAGAAGTAAATCAGTCGTATCCGATGTAAATGTTCCTGTTCAAACTCAGCCAGTTCAACCAGCACAGCAACCAGTAGGAGAACAGCCTCAACAAAAATAA
- a CDS encoding acyl-CoA dehydratase activase encodes MSFLGIDIGSRYIKAVLIEKGTVIDWFKIETSYEPLKRSLEILKKYSPIKAVATGYGRHLLSFNGNIPTITEIKAFAIGARALMPSCRTIIDIGGQDTKIISLDERGNIKKFEMNDKCSAGTGRFLEIMASALAYSIDEFGKIEGEIESPLQISSMCTVFAESEVISLISKGISREEIAIAIHRAIAKRVISMLKKISLEEDIVFAGGCAGNRLLKKLIEIDIGKRILIHEKHHFAGALGAAIYAEKSLIEEGGEKENEKVYC; translated from the coding sequence ATGAGCTTTCTTGGTATAGACATTGGTTCAAGATACATTAAAGCTGTTCTAATTGAAAAAGGGACGGTTATAGATTGGTTTAAAATTGAAACATCCTACGAACCTCTAAAGAGAAGTTTAGAAATTTTAAAAAAATACAGTCCAATTAAAGCTGTTGCCACAGGTTATGGGAGACATCTTTTGAGTTTCAATGGAAATATTCCAACAATCACAGAAATTAAAGCCTTTGCAATTGGTGCAAGGGCTTTAATGCCTTCTTGCAGAACCATAATTGACATAGGAGGACAGGATACAAAAATAATAAGTCTTGATGAAAGGGGAAATATAAAGAAATTTGAGATGAATGACAAATGCTCAGCAGGAACAGGTAGATTTCTTGAGATAATGGCATCGGCATTGGCATACTCAATTGACGAATTTGGGAAAATAGAAGGAGAAATTGAAAGTCCCTTACAAATTAGCAGTATGTGCACTGTTTTTGCTGAATCAGAGGTTATTTCTCTTATATCAAAGGGGATATCCCGTGAAGAAATTGCCATAGCAATTCATAGAGCCATAGCAAAAAGGGTCATATCAATGCTTAAAAAGATATCCTTAGAGGAAGATATTGTCTTTGCGGGAGGATGTGCAGGAAATAGACTTCTTAAAAAACTTATTGAAATTGATATCGGAAAGAGAATACTAATTCATGAAAAACATCATTTTGCCGGTGCTTTAGGCGCTGCAATTTATGCAGAAAAAAGCCTTATAGAAGAAGGAGGAGAGAAGGAGAATGAAAAGGTTTATTGTTAA
- a CDS encoding rhodanese-like domain-containing protein, with protein sequence MKRFIVKIFILLSISFMGFNFSQASEQFDINDSIINDKFEVPQISTNEMKKALKNGALIIDNRPYFEWAVSHIPSAVTVSPKPGISKALYTSDKEEIKKLANNDKSKLIILYCDGIYCGKTKRVSKELVQEGFKNVYRYQLGIPVWRALGNLTQCEIEGIRYIYEKDGTAYFIDSRKEEEFKFKALKNSKNIPFDKVIEGKDVGEIFKAKEDGRLPVEDRNARIVVFGKDLKQTLKVAEGLTKEAFHNVCYYTGNLEDILKIEGNKN encoded by the coding sequence ATGAAAAGGTTTATTGTTAAAATTTTTATCTTACTATCAATAAGTTTCATGGGCTTCAATTTTTCACAGGCTTCTGAACAGTTTGATATTAATGACTCAATAATCAATGATAAATTCGAAGTTCCCCAAATATCTACAAATGAAATGAAAAAAGCATTAAAGAATGGTGCATTAATCATTGATAACAGACCATACTTTGAATGGGCAGTAAGTCATATTCCAAGTGCAGTAACAGTATCACCAAAGCCCGGTATTAGTAAAGCTCTATATACCTCTGACAAAGAGGAGATAAAGAAATTAGCAAATAATGACAAAAGTAAACTAATCATCTTGTATTGCGATGGCATATACTGTGGAAAAACAAAGCGAGTTTCAAAAGAACTCGTCCAAGAAGGATTTAAAAATGTTTACAGATATCAACTTGGTATTCCTGTATGGAGAGCTCTCGGCAATCTTACACAGTGCGAGATTGAGGGCATAAGGTATATTTATGAAAAAGACGGAACAGCATATTTCATTGATAGCAGAAAAGAAGAGGAATTCAAATTTAAAGCTCTAAAGAACTCCAAAAACATACCTTTTGATAAAGTGATTGAAGGAAAGGATGTGGGTGAAATTTTCAAGGCAAAGGAAGATGGTAGATTACCTGTTGAAGACAGAAACGCAAGAATAGTAGTTTTTGGTAAAGATTTAAAACAAACTCTTAAAGTTGCTGAGGGATTGACAAAAGAGGCATTTCATAATGTTTGTTACTATACCGGAAACCTTGAGGATATTTTAAAAATTGAGGGAAATAAGAATTAA
- the tpiA gene encoding triose-phosphate isomerase, with amino-acid sequence MPKKFIVANWKMHKTVREALAFLDEFIPITKGLNGREIGIAPTFICIESVGKVLINTSIKLCAQNAFYENKGAYTGEVSPAMLKDCGVEYVIIGHSERRKYFYENDDIINKKIHACIKEGLKVIFCIGETFEDRQNNKTMEILKTQIRNGLLEINSPEALTIAYEPVWAIGTGVVATEEQIKQSHLFIRNQLKEIYGERANEVRILYGGSVTPENIKSIMAIDNVEGVLVGGASLDPLKFAKIVKY; translated from the coding sequence ATGCCTAAGAAATTTATTGTTGCCAACTGGAAGATGCATAAAACAGTGAGAGAAGCTCTTGCATTTCTGGACGAATTTATTCCAATTACTAAGGGGTTAAACGGCAGAGAGATAGGTATCGCACCAACTTTTATTTGTATTGAAAGCGTTGGCAAAGTTTTGATAAATACCAGCATAAAACTCTGTGCACAAAATGCTTTCTATGAAAACAAAGGAGCCTACACAGGTGAAGTATCTCCGGCAATGCTAAAGGATTGTGGTGTTGAATATGTAATAATCGGACATTCGGAAAGAAGAAAGTATTTTTATGAAAATGATGACATTATTAATAAAAAGATTCATGCTTGTATTAAAGAAGGATTGAAAGTGATTTTCTGTATTGGTGAAACCTTTGAAGATAGACAGAACAATAAAACAATGGAAATTTTAAAAACTCAAATCAGAAATGGACTGTTGGAAATAAATTCTCCAGAAGCCCTTACAATTGCCTATGAGCCTGTATGGGCAATTGGAACAGGCGTTGTAGCCACTGAAGAGCAAATAAAACAATCACACTTGTTCATAAGGAATCAGCTTAAGGAAATCTATGGTGAAAGAGCTAATGAGGTTAGGATTCTTTACGGGGGGAGTGTGACTCCAGAAAACATCAAGTCTATTATGGCAATTGATAATGTTGAAGGAGTTCTGGTTGGTGGTGCAAGTTTAGATCCTTTAAAGTTTGCAAAAATTGTAAAGTATTAA
- the pdxA gene encoding 4-hydroxythreonine-4-phosphate dehydrogenase PdxA, with protein MAKKRIAITMGDPAGVGPEIIVKAFAQEDIYKICNPIVIGDKAVIKELIKVIGMDFDLDNIEMLNLNEIKNPSKLLKGTPSEESGRACFSYIRKAVELYRLGVVQAIVTCPITKVALKMAGLPWLGHTDMLAELTDTEDYAMAFYSEHLKVILVTIHVPLKEVPYLIKKENVIKSICFAKKACDMLRIENPRIAVCGLNPHAGEEGIIGREEIEEITPAIKETKALGINVSGPYPSDSLFWRAYKGEFDMVVAMYHDQALAPFKLVAFDKGVNFTVGLPFIRTSPDHGTAYDIAWQGKAEPTSLLEAIKLAVRMEV; from the coding sequence ATGGCTAAAAAAAGAATTGCTATTACAATGGGAGACCCTGCAGGAGTTGGACCTGAAATAATTGTTAAGGCATTTGCACAGGAAGATATATATAAAATTTGTAATCCTATTGTAATAGGAGATAAAGCCGTTATTAAAGAATTGATAAAGGTAATTGGAATGGATTTTGATTTAGATAACATTGAGATGTTAAATCTAAATGAAATCAAAAATCCATCAAAATTATTAAAAGGGACTCCTTCTGAAGAATCAGGAAGAGCTTGTTTTTCTTATATAAGAAAAGCTGTAGAACTATACAGACTCGGAGTAGTACAGGCAATTGTAACATGTCCAATTACAAAAGTAGCTTTAAAAATGGCAGGACTTCCATGGCTTGGGCATACAGATATGCTTGCAGAACTAACAGATACAGAAGATTATGCAATGGCTTTTTATAGTGAACATCTAAAAGTAATTCTTGTAACAATTCATGTGCCTCTGAAAGAAGTTCCCTATTTAATAAAGAAAGAAAATGTAATAAAATCAATCTGTTTTGCAAAAAAAGCCTGCGATATGCTTCGTATAGAAAATCCTCGTATTGCAGTATGTGGACTTAATCCCCATGCAGGAGAAGAAGGGATTATTGGAAGAGAAGAAATTGAAGAAATCACTCCAGCAATAAAAGAAACAAAAGCTTTAGGCATAAATGTTTCAGGACCTTATCCATCTGACTCTCTTTTCTGGCGAGCTTACAAAGGAGAGTTTGATATGGTTGTTGCTATGTATCATGACCAAGCACTTGCACCTTTTAAACTTGTTGCCTTTGACAAAGGAGTAAATTTCACAGTAGGTCTTCCATTTATCAGAACATCTCCTGACCATGGAACAGCTTATGATATAGCATGGCAGGGAAAGGCTGAGCCAACAAGCCTCCTTGAGGCTATTAAACTTGCAGTAAGGATGGAGGTTTAA
- a CDS encoding tRNA-dihydrouridine synthase, which produces MKLFSPFEIKTIKMKNRIVRSATYEKMADEDGFVTEQLINFYVNLAKGGAGLIITGNALVHVSGRSAPKMLCIHNDFYIDGFKKLTSSVHEVGGKIVIQLSHGGRQCASIFLYGNPPVAPSAVYEPVYKVMPRELTQEEIWEIIESFGKAARRAKEAGFDGVQIHGAHGYLINQFLSPYTNRRNDYWGGDEERRFHFLEEVYNSIRDNVGYDYPVMIKLNACDFVKNGLTLEESLRIAKRLENMGIDAIEVSGGIVESKIEERPVRMKIDSPEKEAYFREFSKEFKKNLKVPIMLVGGIRSRQVAEDILQKNDADLISLSRPLIREPDLPNKWMKGKEKSDCISCNECMRFIKLDYVKCTQLEKKR; this is translated from the coding sequence ATGAAACTTTTTTCTCCTTTTGAGATTAAAACAATTAAAATGAAAAACAGAATTGTTCGTTCAGCAACCTATGAAAAAATGGCTGATGAAGATGGTTTTGTAACTGAACAGTTGATAAATTTTTATGTGAATCTTGCTAAAGGCGGTGCTGGACTCATAATTACAGGGAATGCTCTTGTACATGTATCTGGCAGAAGTGCTCCTAAAATGCTCTGCATTCATAATGATTTTTATATTGATGGCTTTAAAAAACTCACTTCTTCGGTTCATGAAGTAGGCGGTAAAATTGTAATTCAACTTAGTCACGGTGGAAGACAGTGTGCATCTATTTTTCTCTATGGAAATCCTCCTGTAGCACCATCAGCAGTCTATGAACCTGTGTATAAAGTGATGCCGAGAGAGCTTACTCAAGAAGAAATATGGGAAATAATTGAATCTTTTGGTAAAGCTGCAAGAAGAGCAAAAGAGGCAGGATTTGACGGAGTTCAAATTCATGGAGCTCATGGATATCTTATTAATCAGTTTCTTTCTCCATACACAAACAGAAGAAATGACTACTGGGGAGGAGATGAAGAAAGGAGATTTCACTTTCTTGAAGAAGTATACAATAGCATAAGAGACAACGTTGGATATGACTATCCTGTCATGATAAAACTCAATGCCTGTGATTTTGTAAAAAATGGACTCACTCTCGAAGAAAGCCTAAGAATAGCAAAACGTCTTGAAAATATGGGAATTGACGCAATTGAAGTAAGTGGAGGAATTGTAGAATCAAAAATAGAAGAAAGACCTGTGAGAATGAAGATTGACTCACCTGAAAAAGAAGCTTACTTCAGAGAGTTCTCAAAAGAATTCAAAAAAAATCTAAAGGTTCCTATAATGCTTGTAGGAGGGATACGCTCTCGTCAAGTAGCAGAAGATATTTTGCAGAAAAATGACGCGGATTTAATATCTCTTTCAAGACCATTAATCCGTGAACCTGATTTACCAAATAAATGGATGAAAGGTAAAGAAAAATCTGATTGTATTTCTTGTAATGAATGTATGCGATTTATAAAATTAGACTATGTAAAATGCACCCAACTTGAAAAAAAGAGATAA
- a CDS encoding TOBE domain-containing protein: MKYGARNAINAKVKSVKKGDVMSLVKYEILVPAEMASVLTTESCEELNLQPGDNVKLIIKAIHVLPVKE, encoded by the coding sequence ATGAAGTATGGAGCAAGAAACGCAATCAATGCAAAGGTAAAGTCAGTGAAGAAAGGAGATGTAATGAGTCTGGTTAAATATGAGATTTTGGTTCCTGCTGAGATGGCATCTGTTCTTACAACTGAATCCTGCGAAGAACTAAACCTTCAACCAGGAGACAATGTAAAACTAATCATAAAAGCCATACACGTGTTACCTGTAAAAGAGTAG
- a CDS encoding peptide-binding protein, with product MLRKYVGFFLLLTLFTVSCEKAPDVKEPFCLTGASSADAKRLLPLFASDSASADISGRIFNGLTKYDKDLNIVGDLAESWTISKNGKEIIFHLRKGIKWHDGVDFTSDDVVFTYKAVTDPKNPTPYSSNYGPVKEVKTIDKYTIKVVYDKPFAPALESWGIGILPKHLLEGRELFSSPLNRNPIGTGPYKMKEWITGQRIILQKNEDYYEGAPFFEKFISRIIPDPSTMFLELRFGGIDFMGLNPAQYKYYGEKSYFKKYFNVYRYPSFGYTYIGYNLKNPLFSEKKIRQAIAHAINKKEIIEGVLLGYGTPCTGPFPPTSWAFNPDVRDFEYNPEKAKKILFELGWKQDTDGILTKDGRKFSFILLVNQGNEARLKTAQIIKEQLKKIGIELNIRVLEWQSFLELVTKRQFQAVLLGWSLSRDPDLYDIFHSSKTKPGEFNFVGYSNPQVDRLIERAREILSREERKKLYRKVHELITEDQPYTFLYVPDTIIAVNKRIKGIELAPAGIWYNYIHWYVPKNRLDWYN from the coding sequence ATGTTAAGAAAATATGTTGGCTTTTTTCTGCTTCTAACATTATTTACAGTTTCATGTGAAAAAGCTCCTGATGTAAAAGAACCCTTTTGTCTGACAGGAGCTTCCTCTGCTGATGCCAAAAGGCTTCTTCCACTATTTGCTTCTGATAGCGCAAGTGCTGATATTAGTGGAAGAATTTTTAATGGACTTACAAAGTATGACAAAGATTTAAACATAGTTGGTGACCTTGCTGAAAGCTGGACAATATCAAAGAATGGTAAAGAAATAATTTTTCATTTACGAAAAGGAATAAAATGGCATGATGGTGTTGATTTCACCTCAGATGATGTTGTTTTCACATATAAAGCAGTCACAGACCCTAAAAATCCAACACCTTACAGCAGCAATTACGGTCCTGTAAAAGAAGTAAAAACAATTGATAAATATACGATAAAGGTAGTTTATGATAAGCCTTTTGCTCCTGCTCTTGAGTCATGGGGAATAGGTATACTACCCAAACATTTACTTGAAGGCAGGGAGTTATTCTCGTCTCCTCTTAATAGAAATCCGATTGGAACAGGTCCATATAAAATGAAAGAATGGATTACAGGACAAAGGATTATTCTTCAAAAAAATGAGGATTATTATGAAGGTGCGCCTTTTTTTGAAAAATTTATCTCACGAATTATCCCGGATCCTTCCACAATGTTTCTTGAATTAAGATTTGGTGGAATAGATTTTATGGGACTTAATCCTGCCCAATATAAATATTACGGTGAAAAGTCATATTTTAAAAAATATTTTAATGTTTATAGATATCCTTCTTTTGGATATACATATATTGGATACAATCTTAAAAATCCTCTATTTTCTGAAAAAAAAATCCGTCAGGCAATTGCTCATGCAATAAACAAAAAAGAAATAATTGAAGGAGTTTTACTTGGTTATGGAACTCCATGCACAGGTCCTTTTCCTCCAACTTCATGGGCATTTAATCCTGATGTAAGAGATTTTGAATACAATCCTGAAAAAGCAAAAAAAATTCTTTTTGAACTTGGCTGGAAACAGGATACAGATGGAATATTAACAAAAGATGGCAGAAAATTTTCGTTTATTTTGCTTGTTAATCAGGGAAATGAGGCAAGGCTGAAAACAGCCCAGATTATCAAGGAACAGCTTAAAAAAATAGGAATTGAACTTAATATAAGAGTTCTTGAATGGCAAAGCTTTCTTGAACTTGTTACAAAAAGGCAGTTTCAGGCAGTCTTGCTTGGATGGTCACTTTCTCGTGATCCTGATTTATATGATATTTTCCATTCATCTAAAACTAAGCCAGGAGAGTTTAATTTTGTAGGTTATAGTAATCCTCAGGTGGATAGACTTATTGAAAGAGCAAGAGAGATTCTTAGTAGAGAAGAAAGAAAAAAACTTTACAGAAAAGTTCATGAACTTATTACTGAAGACCAGCCTTATACATTCCTTTATGTTCCAGATACAATAATTGCTGTTAATAAGAGGATAAAAGGTATTGAATTAGCTCCTGCGGGAATCTGGTATAACTATATCCACTGGTATGTGCCAAAAAATCGTCTGGACTGGTATAATTAA
- a CDS encoding LolA family protein: MKILLINLFIFLFANLVFAQDNAITKLNNAYKNINDASGTFIQTSYIKDLDKTQKFKGKFFIKADRIRWQYEGQFPQIIYLNKETLIVYDKIRKQAIQSSFSEEKYGQLPLALLSRMADIEKDFEITEKSENTLILIPKTKMGNIKKIELIIHEEDFPIKSLKITDNASNTVKIDFYSVKININLKDSIFKFVPKKDDTVLKY, from the coding sequence ATGAAAATTCTATTGATAAATTTATTTATTTTTCTATTTGCTAATCTTGTCTTTGCTCAGGATAACGCAATTACAAAGCTCAATAATGCTTACAAAAATATAAACGATGCAAGTGGAACTTTTATTCAAACAAGCTACATCAAAGACTTAGATAAAACTCAAAAATTTAAAGGGAAATTTTTTATAAAAGCTGATAGAATCAGATGGCAGTATGAAGGACAATTTCCTCAGATTATTTATCTTAATAAAGAAACTCTCATTGTATACGACAAAATAAGAAAACAGGCAATACAGAGCAGTTTTTCAGAAGAAAAATATGGACAACTTCCTCTTGCTCTTTTATCACGAATGGCTGACATTGAAAAAGATTTTGAAATTACAGAAAAATCAGAAAACACTTTAATCCTCATCCCTAAAACTAAAATGGGGAATATCAAAAAAATTGAACTTATCATTCATGAAGAAGACTTTCCAATAAAATCTCTCAAAATTACTGATAATGCATCAAATACAGTGAAGATAGACTTTTATTCAGTAAAAATAAATATCAATCTTAAAGATTCTATTTTTAAATTCGTTCCCAAAAAAGATGACACAGTTCTAAAATATTAA
- a CDS encoding class I SAM-dependent rRNA methyltransferase, which translates to MEKIFVKPLKRHGSLWIYQNEILSDITHINAGSLVKVFEEKTNKIIGTGYINPQSVIAVRLLSFGDEQINKNFLRERIQKSHKYREDFLGLKESYRLIFSESDFLPGLIVDKYGKCLVIQILTAGMERLKDLIVEILDKLLVPEVIILRNDAQPRVKEGLKVEKMVIKGCVDNLIMTKEDDLKFYFDPLHGQKTGFFLDQRENRLYLKSLISSGEGLDLFCYVGAWSIHLAKRGANITGIDSSEKAIEIAKQNAMLNNVQDKCRFIKADVFDYLRWEAKKGKKYDFIVVDPPAFVKSRQEKKDAIEGYVNLNRMALKLLRKNGILATSSCSQHISETDFLEIIKKTFKASKKTGILLYKGTQSKDHPILLTMPETSYLKCLMLRVF; encoded by the coding sequence ATGGAAAAAATATTTGTTAAGCCTTTAAAAAGACACGGTAGTTTATGGATCTATCAAAATGAAATTTTGTCAGATATTACACATATCAATGCTGGTAGTTTGGTAAAAGTATTTGAAGAAAAAACAAATAAAATCATAGGCACAGGTTACATAAATCCTCAATCAGTTATAGCAGTAAGGCTTCTCAGCTTCGGAGATGAACAAATTAATAAGAATTTTCTACGTGAAAGAATTCAAAAGAGCCATAAATACAGAGAAGACTTTTTGGGTTTAAAGGAAAGCTATAGATTAATCTTTAGTGAATCCGACTTTTTACCAGGATTAATAGTTGATAAATACGGTAAATGCCTTGTCATTCAGATATTAACTGCAGGAATGGAAAGATTGAAGGATTTAATTGTAGAAATACTTGATAAATTGCTTGTTCCTGAAGTAATTATCTTAAGGAATGACGCTCAACCAAGAGTCAAAGAAGGATTAAAGGTTGAAAAAATGGTTATAAAGGGTTGTGTTGATAACCTAATAATGACCAAAGAAGACGATTTAAAATTTTATTTTGACCCTTTGCATGGGCAAAAAACAGGTTTTTTTCTTGACCAGCGAGAAAATAGACTCTATCTTAAAAGCCTCATAAGTTCAGGCGAAGGACTTGATTTATTCTGTTATGTAGGTGCATGGAGTATACATTTAGCTAAAAGGGGAGCAAACATAACAGGCATTGACAGTTCTGAAAAAGCAATTGAAATTGCAAAACAGAATGCAATGCTGAACAATGTGCAAGATAAATGCAGATTCATAAAAGCTGATGTCTTTGATTATCTCAGATGGGAAGCAAAAAAGGGTAAAAAATATGATTTCATCGTGGTAGACCCACCTGCCTTTGTTAAATCAAGACAGGAAAAGAAAGATGCTATTGAAGGTTATGTTAATCTAAACAGGATGGCTTTAAAGCTGTTGAGAAAAAACGGTATTTTAGCGACTTCTTCTTGTTCTCAACATATTTCTGAGACTGATTTCTTAGAAATAATTAAAAAGACGTTTAAAGCTTCTAAAAAAACAGGAATACTTCTGTATAAAGGAACACAAAGCAAAGACCACCCGATTCTTCTTACAATGCCCGAGACATCCTACCTAAAGTGTTTAATGCTTAGAGTATTTTAG